A window from Streptomyces subrutilus encodes these proteins:
- a CDS encoding DUF4173 domain-containing protein: MAEHSDGVDKTTAKAAGGAADPAGAAGTAGAGATAPAAPAARATAGPGAGDTAAGATAPEVAPATAGPVPGPDTDAGAGPGAPPGSAADAAAWHAAQAYQYRLRAAAAARAEGGAPPAWAVLVRPAEAAPVRTATLVAALVTGLTAALLLGDGLGIGLLLAVAPAAVAAYAAARAARRTARPWTVAWAVGCLALLTVPALRDAAWPAVLAVLAAILLAALALHGSRTWPGIVLSPVGFLEAVVSGTGWAWAGLRSRSGASRERWLPVAKAVVVAAVLLLLFGTLFASADAAFADLLGHLTPDVTAGEGPLRALLFLAGAVLALAAARVAAAPLRWDRITVAPGAARSRVEWALPLVVLDLLFAGFNAVQLAVLFGGYDRILRSTGLGHAEYARQGFWQLLGATLLTLAVIALALRWAPRGGPGDRRLVRAVLGSLCALTLIVVAAALRRMDLYVDAYGLTRLRVSVAAMELWLGLVIVLIMAAGVFGARWLPRALAGSAAAAVLAFGLLSPDGLIAERNVSRYQQDGKIDLAYLQSLSADAVPALDGLPEPRRSCALRGINDELSRGGSIPWYAMSLGEYRARQILRERPVTAPYEVCAGLGTFGGSGRIRY, encoded by the coding sequence ATGGCGGAACACAGCGACGGCGTGGACAAGACGACGGCCAAGGCCGCGGGCGGAGCCGCGGACCCGGCCGGAGCCGCGGGCACGGCCGGTGCGGGCGCCACGGCCCCGGCCGCGCCTGCGGCCCGGGCCACCGCCGGCCCCGGTGCGGGCGACACGGCTGCCGGTGCCACGGCTCCTGAGGTCGCCCCGGCCACCGCCGGCCCCGTGCCGGGGCCGGACACGGACGCCGGTGCCGGGCCCGGGGCGCCGCCCGGTTCGGCGGCCGATGCCGCCGCCTGGCACGCCGCGCAGGCCTACCAGTACCGACTCCGGGCAGCCGCCGCCGCCCGCGCCGAGGGCGGCGCGCCGCCCGCGTGGGCCGTGCTCGTGCGCCCCGCCGAGGCCGCCCCGGTCCGTACCGCCACGCTCGTCGCCGCCCTCGTCACCGGCCTCACCGCGGCCCTGCTGCTCGGCGACGGGCTCGGCATCGGGCTGCTGCTCGCCGTGGCGCCCGCGGCCGTCGCCGCGTACGCCGCCGCCCGAGCGGCCCGGCGTACGGCCCGGCCCTGGACCGTGGCCTGGGCCGTCGGCTGCCTCGCGCTGCTGACCGTACCGGCCCTGCGTGACGCCGCGTGGCCCGCCGTCCTCGCCGTACTCGCCGCGATCCTGCTCGCCGCGCTCGCCCTGCACGGCAGCCGCACCTGGCCCGGCATCGTGCTCAGCCCGGTCGGCTTCCTCGAAGCGGTCGTCTCGGGCACCGGCTGGGCCTGGGCCGGGCTGCGCTCCCGCAGCGGAGCCAGCCGGGAGCGTTGGCTGCCGGTGGCCAAGGCGGTCGTGGTGGCCGCGGTCCTGCTGCTGCTCTTCGGCACGCTGTTCGCCTCCGCCGACGCCGCCTTCGCCGACCTGCTCGGCCACCTCACGCCCGACGTGACGGCCGGGGAAGGGCCGTTGCGCGCCCTGCTCTTCCTGGCCGGCGCCGTTCTCGCGCTCGCCGCCGCCCGCGTCGCCGCCGCCCCGCTGCGCTGGGACCGGATCACCGTCGCACCCGGCGCCGCGCGGTCCCGCGTCGAATGGGCGCTGCCGCTGGTCGTGCTCGACCTGCTCTTCGCCGGCTTCAACGCGGTGCAGCTCGCCGTCCTGTTCGGCGGGTACGACAGGATCCTGCGGAGCACCGGGCTCGGTCACGCCGAATACGCCCGGCAGGGCTTCTGGCAGCTGCTCGGGGCGACGCTCCTGACCCTCGCGGTGATCGCCCTCGCCCTGCGCTGGGCGCCGCGCGGCGGCCCCGGCGACCGGCGCCTCGTCCGCGCGGTGCTCGGCTCGCTGTGCGCGCTGACGCTGATCGTGGTCGCCGCCGCGCTGCGCCGCATGGACCTCTACGTGGACGCGTACGGGCTGACCCGGCTGCGGGTCTCGGTCGCCGCGATGGAGCTGTGGCTCGGGCTGGTCATCGTACTGATCATGGCCGCCGGGGTGTTCGGTGCCCGCTGGCTGCCGCGCGCGCTGGCCGGGAGTGCGGCGGCCGCCGTCCTCGCCTTCGGGCTGCTGTCGCCGGACGGTCTGATCGCCGAGCGGAACGTGTCCCGCTACCAGCAGGACGGCAAGATCGACCTGGCCTACCTCCAATCCCTGTCGGCCGACGCGGTACCCGCCCTCGACGGGCTGCCGGAGCCCCGGCGTTCCTGCGCACTGCGCGGCATCAACGACGAGCTGTCGCGGGGCGGGAGCATCCCCTGGTACGCGATGAGCCTCGGCGAGTACCGGGCCCGGCAGATCCTGCGCGAGCGGCCGGTGACGGCCCCCTACGAGGTCTGCGCGGGCCTCGGCACCTTCGGCGGCAGCGGCCGCATCCGGTACTGA
- a CDS encoding TetR/AcrR family transcriptional regulator, which produces MTGPGRTVAAAGRRRGPELERAILGAALEQLGTVGWSALTMEGVAAGAHTGKAALYRRWPSKADLVVDALRAGLPGIGEIPDGGSVREDLRLLCVRMRDVMDSLAGQALRSVLHECDDVHADRFRGVIWAGLHEPAQRLIAELLRRGVARGDVRADATGPFVVDAIPAMMMYRSKVCGSEWPEVDIEAMIDGLMVPLLRP; this is translated from the coding sequence ATGACGGGTCCGGGCCGGACGGTGGCGGCAGCGGGGCGAAGACGCGGCCCCGAACTCGAACGGGCCATCCTCGGCGCCGCGTTGGAGCAGCTGGGCACGGTGGGGTGGAGCGCGCTCACCATGGAGGGGGTCGCGGCCGGCGCCCACACCGGCAAGGCCGCGCTCTACCGGCGGTGGCCCTCGAAGGCCGACCTGGTGGTCGACGCCCTGCGGGCCGGGCTGCCGGGGATCGGGGAGATTCCCGACGGCGGATCGGTCCGCGAGGACCTGCGCCTGTTGTGCGTCCGGATGAGGGACGTCATGGACTCGCTCGCGGGTCAGGCGCTGCGCTCGGTGCTTCACGAATGCGATGACGTGCACGCGGACCGATTCCGCGGGGTCATCTGGGCCGGGCTGCACGAGCCGGCGCAGAGGCTGATCGCGGAGCTTTTGCGGCGGGGGGTCGCGAGGGGGGACGTGCGGGCGGACGCGACCGGTCCGTTCGTCGTGGACGCCATTCCGGCGATGATGATGTACCGGTCGAAGGTGTGCGGCAGCGAATGGCCGGAGGTGGACATCGAGGCGATGATCGACGGGCTGATGGTGCCGCTGCTGAGGCCGTGA
- a CDS encoding YdbC family protein has protein sequence MLVKWIRCTVTDRRGFERGQRKWAGLPGEPGFRGQGGGWSRGRQGVAHVFTFWESRSFYDSFMARAHDRLAAAQNGTYTDLRATLFDHRFDVKTGFEPRFTDADVVRVAHTRVREGRVDHFALMQEKVWNPAMAGSPGMVRGLFGEAPGREFLVLSMWHAAAEHGKYRQERVERLSLRAQIQADVEALTGDVVDLEPSWTV, from the coding sequence GTGCTGGTCAAGTGGATTCGCTGCACGGTGACGGACCGACGCGGGTTCGAGCGCGGGCAGCGCAAATGGGCGGGGCTGCCGGGGGAACCCGGATTCCGGGGGCAGGGCGGCGGTTGGAGCCGGGGCCGGCAGGGGGTCGCGCATGTCTTCACGTTCTGGGAGAGCCGTTCCTTCTACGACTCCTTCATGGCGCGCGCGCACGACCGGCTCGCCGCCGCGCAGAACGGCACGTACACCGACCTGCGCGCCACCCTCTTCGACCACCGCTTCGACGTGAAGACCGGCTTCGAGCCTCGCTTCACCGACGCCGACGTGGTCCGGGTCGCGCACACGCGGGTCAGGGAGGGCCGGGTCGACCACTTCGCCCTCATGCAGGAGAAGGTGTGGAATCCGGCCATGGCTGGTTCACCGGGCATGGTCCGGGGCCTCTTCGGCGAGGCCCCTGGACGGGAGTTCCTGGTGCTGTCGATGTGGCACGCGGCCGCCGAGCACGGCAAGTACCGGCAGGAGCGGGTGGAGCGCCTCTCCCTGCGCGCCCAGATCCAGGCCGACGTCGAGGCGCTGACCGGCGACGTCGTCGACCTCGAACCCTCCTGGACGGTATGA
- a CDS encoding ribonuclease HII, whose translation MPYEAPTHAVERSLRATTGAKVVAGVDEVGRGAWAGPVTVCAAITGLRRPPAGLTDSKLLTPKRRDALLDVLEDWVTAHALGHASPEEIDLLGMTAALRLAAVRALEALPVRPDAVILDGKHDYLGAPWRVRTVIKGDQSCVSVAAASVIAKVRRDRMMAELGGPEGGIEDFAFAANAGYPSPVHRAVLEERGPTPYHRLSWSYLDALPRWRHLKKVRRSEESVELENGGQLGFDF comes from the coding sequence ATGCCGTACGAAGCACCCACCCACGCCGTCGAACGCTCCCTCCGTGCCACCACCGGCGCCAAGGTCGTAGCCGGAGTAGACGAAGTCGGACGAGGGGCCTGGGCCGGTCCCGTCACCGTGTGCGCGGCGATCACCGGTCTGCGCCGGCCGCCGGCCGGACTCACCGACTCCAAGCTGCTCACCCCCAAGCGACGCGACGCGCTGCTCGACGTCCTGGAGGACTGGGTCACCGCGCACGCCCTCGGTCACGCCTCGCCGGAGGAGATCGACCTGCTCGGGATGACCGCGGCCCTGAGGCTCGCGGCGGTGCGGGCCCTGGAGGCCCTCCCGGTCCGGCCCGACGCCGTGATACTCGACGGCAAGCACGACTACCTCGGGGCGCCCTGGCGGGTCCGTACGGTGATCAAGGGCGACCAGTCCTGCGTCTCCGTCGCAGCGGCCTCCGTCATCGCCAAGGTCCGGCGCGACCGGATGATGGCCGAACTCGGCGGACCGGAGGGCGGCATCGAGGACTTCGCCTTCGCCGCCAACGCCGGCTATCCCTCACCCGTGCACCGGGCGGTGCTGGAGGAACGGGGGCCCACCCCCTACCACCGGCTGTCGTGGTCGTACCTCGACGCGCTGCCCCGGTGGCGCCACCTCAAGAAGGTGCGCCGCAGCGAGGAATCGGTGGAGCTGGAAAACGGAGGCCAACTCGGCTTCGATTTCTGA
- a CDS encoding vitamin B12-dependent ribonucleotide reductase → MTETASSSARGSRAKGTKAAKGGLRIERIHTTPGVHPYDEVSWERRDVVMTNWRDGSVNFEQRGVEFPDFWSVNAVNIVTSKYFRGAVGTAQRETGLKQLIDRIVKTYTKAGEDFDYFSSPADVEIFEHELTYALLHQIFSFNSPVWFNVGTPQPQQVSACFILAVDDSMESILDWYKEEGMIFKGGSGAGLNLSRIRSSKELLSSGGNASGPVSFMRGADASAGTIKSGGATRRAAKMVVLDVDHPDVEAFIETKVKEEEKIRALRDAGFDMDLGGDDITSVQYQNANNSVRVNDEFMEAVESGSQFGLRARMTGEVIEKVDAKALFRKLAEAAWACADPGIQYDGVINNWHTCPESGRITASNPCSEYMHLDNTSCNLASLNLMKFLDDDGKGNQSFDAERFAKVVELVITAMDISICFADFPTPKIGENTRAFRQLGIGYANLGALLMATGHAYDSDGGRTLAASITSLMTGTAYRRSAELAAIVGPYDGYARNAESHKRVMKQHADANAVAPRTEDLDKTIWAAATEAWQDVVRLGEKNGFRNAQASVLAPTGTIGLAMSCDTTGVEPDLALVKFKKLVGGGSMQIVNGTVPQALRRLGYQEEQIEAIVSHIAEHGVVVDAPGLKTEHYSVFDCAMGERSISAMGHVRMMAAIQPWISGAISKTVNMPETATVEEIEEIYFEAWKLGVKALAIYRDNCKVGQPLSAKKKEEEKAEVTEKAEETIRAAVEKVIEYRPVRKRLPKGRPGITTSFTVGGAEGYMTANSYPDDGLGEVFLKMSKQGSTLAGMMDAFSIAVSVGLQYGVPLETYVSKFTNMRFEPAGMTDDPDVRMAQSIVDYIFRRVALDFLPFETRSALGIHSAEERQRHLDTGSYEPLDEEVDTEALAQSAPLAAVPSAPKPVAVAPVPAPKTAHSSAELVEMQLGVSADAPLCFSCGTKMQRAGSCYICEGCGSTSGCS, encoded by the coding sequence ATGACAGAGACGGCGAGCAGCTCGGCACGTGGTTCCCGCGCCAAGGGGACCAAGGCTGCCAAGGGCGGCCTGCGTATCGAGCGCATCCACACCACCCCGGGCGTGCACCCGTACGACGAGGTGAGCTGGGAGCGCCGTGACGTCGTCATGACCAACTGGCGCGACGGCTCGGTCAACTTCGAGCAGCGTGGCGTCGAGTTCCCCGACTTCTGGTCGGTGAACGCGGTCAACATCGTCACCAGCAAGTACTTCCGCGGCGCGGTCGGCACCGCGCAGCGCGAAACCGGTCTGAAGCAGCTCATCGACCGGATCGTGAAGACGTACACGAAGGCCGGCGAGGACTTCGACTACTTCTCCTCGCCCGCCGACGTGGAGATCTTCGAGCACGAGCTGACGTACGCGCTCCTGCACCAGATCTTCAGCTTCAACTCGCCGGTGTGGTTCAACGTCGGAACGCCCCAGCCGCAGCAGGTCTCCGCCTGCTTCATCCTGGCCGTCGACGACTCCATGGAGTCGATCCTCGACTGGTACAAGGAAGAGGGCATGATCTTCAAGGGCGGCTCCGGAGCCGGCCTGAACCTCTCCCGCATCCGCTCCTCCAAGGAGCTCCTCTCCTCCGGCGGCAACGCCTCCGGTCCGGTCTCCTTCATGCGCGGCGCCGACGCCTCCGCCGGAACGATCAAGTCGGGCGGCGCCACGCGCCGCGCGGCCAAGATGGTCGTCCTGGACGTGGACCACCCGGACGTCGAGGCCTTCATCGAGACCAAGGTGAAGGAGGAGGAGAAGATCCGCGCCCTGCGCGACGCGGGCTTCGACATGGACCTGGGCGGCGACGACATCACGTCCGTCCAGTACCAGAACGCCAACAACTCCGTCCGCGTGAACGACGAGTTCATGGAGGCCGTCGAGAGCGGCTCGCAGTTCGGTCTGCGCGCCCGCATGACCGGCGAGGTCATCGAGAAGGTCGACGCGAAGGCGCTCTTCCGCAAGCTCGCCGAGGCCGCGTGGGCCTGTGCCGACCCGGGCATCCAGTACGACGGTGTGATCAACAACTGGCACACCTGCCCCGAGTCCGGCCGCATCACCGCGTCGAACCCGTGCAGCGAGTACATGCACCTGGACAACACGTCCTGCAACCTCGCCTCGCTCAACCTCATGAAGTTCCTCGACGACGACGGCAAGGGCAACCAGTCCTTCGACGCCGAGCGCTTCGCCAAGGTCGTCGAGCTCGTCATCACGGCGATGGACATCTCCATCTGCTTCGCCGACTTCCCGACGCCGAAGATCGGCGAGAACACCCGCGCCTTCCGCCAGCTGGGCATCGGCTACGCCAACCTCGGCGCCCTGCTGATGGCCACCGGCCACGCGTACGACTCGGACGGCGGCCGCACCCTCGCCGCCTCGATCACCTCGCTGATGACCGGCACCGCGTACCGCCGCTCCGCCGAGCTGGCCGCCATCGTCGGCCCGTACGACGGCTACGCCCGCAACGCCGAGTCGCACAAGCGCGTGATGAAGCAGCACGCCGACGCCAACGCCGTCGCGCCGCGCACCGAGGACCTGGACAAGACGATCTGGGCCGCGGCCACCGAGGCCTGGCAGGACGTCGTCCGCCTGGGCGAGAAGAACGGCTTCCGCAACGCGCAGGCCTCCGTCCTCGCCCCGACCGGCACCATCGGTCTCGCGATGTCCTGCGACACCACCGGAGTCGAGCCGGACCTGGCCCTGGTCAAGTTCAAGAAGCTCGTCGGCGGCGGCTCGATGCAGATCGTCAACGGCACCGTCCCGCAGGCCCTGCGCCGCCTGGGCTACCAGGAGGAGCAGATCGAGGCGATCGTCTCCCACATCGCCGAGCACGGCGTGGTGGTCGACGCCCCGGGCCTGAAGACCGAGCACTACTCGGTGTTCGACTGCGCCATGGGCGAGCGCTCCATCTCCGCGATGGGCCACGTCCGGATGATGGCGGCGATCCAGCCCTGGATCTCCGGCGCGATCTCGAAGACGGTCAACATGCCGGAGACGGCGACCGTCGAGGAGATCGAGGAGATCTACTTCGAGGCCTGGAAGCTCGGCGTCAAGGCGCTCGCGATCTACCGCGACAACTGCAAGGTCGGCCAGCCCCTCTCCGCGAAGAAGAAGGAAGAGGAGAAGGCCGAGGTCACCGAGAAGGCCGAGGAGACCATCCGCGCGGCGGTCGAGAAGGTCATCGAGTACCGTCCGGTCCGCAAGCGCCTCCCGAAGGGCCGCCCGGGGATCACCACCTCCTTCACGGTCGGTGGCGCCGAGGGCTACATGACGGCGAACAGCTACCCGGACGACGGCCTGGGCGAGGTCTTCCTGAAGATGTCCAAGCAGGGTTCGACCCTCGCGGGCATGATGGACGCCTTCTCCATCGCCGTCTCGGTCGGTCTGCAGTACGGCGTGCCGCTGGAGACCTACGTCTCGAAGTTCACGAACATGCGCTTCGAGCCGGCCGGCATGACGGACGACCCGGACGTGCGGATGGCGCAGTCGATCGTCGACTACATCTTCCGCCGCGTGGCGCTCGACTTCCTGCCCTTCGAGACCCGCTCGGCGCTCGGCATCCACTCCGCCGAGGAGCGCCAGCGCCACCTCGACACGGGCTCCTACGAGCCCCTGGACGAGGAGGTCGACACCGAGGCCCTGGCCCAGTCGGCCCCGCTGGCCGCGGTGCCCTCGGCGCCGAAGCCGGTCGCCGTGGCGCCGGTCCCGGCCCCCAAGACGGCGCACAGCAGCGCCGAACTGGTCGAGATGCAGCTCGGCGTGTCCGCCGACGCCCCGCTCTGCTTCTCGTGCGGTACGAAGATGCAGCGCGCCGGCTCCTGCTACATCTGCGAGGGCTGCGGCTCCACCAGCGGCTGCAGCTGA
- a CDS encoding histidine phosphatase family protein has translation MARPRRIVLVRHGESEGNADDTIYEREPDHALRLTRNGREQAAEAGVRLRELFRAETISAYVSPYRRTLQTFRELGLDPSLVRTREEPRLREQDWGNWQDRDDVRLQKAYRDAYGHFFYRFAQGESGADVYDRVGSFLESLYRSFEADDHPENVLLVTHGLTMRLFCMRWFHWSVAEFEALSNPGNGEFRVLQLGRDGRYRMDRPFERWTTPEPYDLDG, from the coding sequence ATGGCTCGACCACGGCGCATCGTCCTTGTCCGGCACGGGGAATCGGAGGGAAACGCCGACGACACCATCTACGAGCGGGAGCCCGACCACGCCCTGCGGCTGACCCGGAACGGGCGCGAGCAGGCCGCGGAGGCGGGCGTCCGGCTGCGCGAACTCTTCCGCGCCGAGACGATCAGCGCGTACGTCTCCCCCTACCGCCGCACCCTGCAGACCTTCCGCGAGCTCGGACTGGACCCCTCCCTGGTCCGGACCCGCGAGGAGCCCCGGCTCCGCGAGCAGGACTGGGGCAACTGGCAGGACCGGGACGACGTACGGCTGCAGAAGGCCTACCGCGACGCCTACGGGCACTTCTTCTACCGCTTCGCCCAAGGCGAGTCCGGGGCCGACGTGTACGACCGGGTCGGATCCTTCCTGGAGAGCCTCTACCGCAGCTTCGAGGCGGACGACCACCCGGAGAACGTCCTCCTGGTGACCCACGGGCTGACCATGAGGCTGTTCTGCATGCGCTGGTTCCACTGGTCCGTGGCCGAGTTCGAGGCCCTGTCCAACCCGGGGAACGGCGAATTCCGCGTACTCCAGCTGGGCCGGGACGGCCGGTACCGGATGGACCGCCCGTTTGAGCGCTGGACCACACCCGAGCCTTACGACCTGGACGGCTAG
- a CDS encoding ADP-ribosylglycohydrolase family protein — MTADSSPERRYARAVASLRGLALGDALGSQYFVPVNYPLLKRRELPSGDATWQWTDDTEMACSVVAVLAEHGRIDQDALASSFARHHDFDRGYGPAVNRMLRLVREGQDWRTLAAELFNGQGSWGNGAAMRIAPLGAWYADDPEQATHQAEISAYTTHQHREAVCGAMAVAAAAALAAAPDGPPKAADLLDGVIALVPRSAVGAGVRRARDMLDYGDATTVAAVLGCGRRTSAHDTVPFALWSAARALDDYERAFWTTAQVGGDVDTTCAIVGGILGSRGDAVLPPAWLDRTEALPAWLPETAR, encoded by the coding sequence ATGACCGCTGACTCCTCTCCCGAAAGGCGCTACGCACGCGCCGTGGCCAGCCTCCGAGGGCTGGCCCTGGGCGACGCGCTGGGTTCCCAGTACTTCGTCCCCGTGAACTACCCGCTGCTCAAGCGGCGCGAGCTGCCGTCCGGCGACGCGACGTGGCAGTGGACCGACGACACCGAGATGGCCTGCTCGGTGGTCGCGGTGCTGGCCGAGCACGGCCGCATCGACCAGGACGCGCTCGCGAGCTCCTTCGCCCGCCACCACGACTTCGACCGCGGCTACGGGCCCGCGGTCAACCGCATGCTGCGGCTGGTCCGCGAGGGCCAGGACTGGCGCACCCTGGCCGCCGAACTGTTCAACGGGCAGGGCTCCTGGGGCAACGGCGCGGCCATGCGCATCGCACCGCTGGGAGCCTGGTACGCCGACGACCCCGAGCAGGCCACGCACCAGGCGGAGATCTCCGCCTACACCACGCACCAGCACCGCGAGGCGGTGTGCGGGGCCATGGCCGTGGCCGCGGCGGCCGCGCTCGCGGCGGCCCCGGACGGTCCGCCGAAGGCTGCGGACCTGCTGGACGGGGTGATCGCGCTGGTGCCGCGCAGCGCCGTGGGCGCCGGGGTGCGCAGGGCGCGGGACATGCTGGACTACGGCGACGCGACCACCGTCGCGGCGGTGCTGGGCTGCGGACGGCGCACGAGCGCCCACGACACGGTGCCGTTCGCACTCTGGTCGGCGGCGCGGGCGCTGGACGACTACGAGCGGGCGTTCTGGACCACCGCCCAGGTGGGCGGCGACGTCGACACCACCTGCGCGATCGTCGGGGGCATCCTGGGATCGCGCGGCGACGCGGTGCTCCCGCCGGCGTGGCTCGACCGCACCGAGGCCCTGCCCGCCTGGCTCCCCGAGACGGCGCGCTGA
- a CDS encoding MFS transporter, with protein MTSSQLAKPRIPGAARREGRPGVALTVIAACQLMVVLDATIVNIALPHIQTALSFSTTDLSWVLSAYTLTFGGLLLLGGRAGDILGRRRVFMTGILLFTLASLLGGFAEEPWQLLAARALQGVGGAIASPTSLALITTTFAEGPERNRAFGVFAAVSAGGGAIGLLTGGMLTEWLDWRWVLFVNVPIGVLIAVLAPLYITESERHPGRFDVAGALTSTGGMASLVYGFIRASEAGWRDSLTLGSFAAALVLLGLFVLVESRAREPIIPLRMFADRNRAGTYLIMLGLAAAMFGMFFFIVQFVQNVLDFSPIQSGLGFLPVTLAIVTAAGLSQRFLPRFGPKPFMVAGSAFTGSGLTWLTFITTDSSYLSGVLGPMVLFGFGMGLNFVTLTLTAVSGVAPREAGAASGLLNASQQVGGSLGLSILVTVFGTATRTEAEKQVPAFMARAEPAQLAAFEETGRLPDPWGDLVLTQGISTAFTAGVAMAGLALATALLVIRVRKSDLEALSGAAAEAGPAA; from the coding sequence GTGACAAGCTCTCAACTCGCCAAACCCCGGATACCGGGCGCGGCCCGTCGGGAGGGGCGCCCCGGAGTGGCGCTCACCGTGATCGCCGCCTGCCAGCTCATGGTCGTCCTCGACGCGACGATCGTGAACATCGCCCTGCCCCACATCCAGACCGCGCTCTCCTTCAGCACCACCGACCTCTCCTGGGTGCTCAGCGCCTACACCCTCACCTTCGGCGGCCTGCTCCTGCTCGGCGGGCGGGCCGGCGACATCCTCGGCCGCCGCCGCGTCTTCATGACCGGCATCCTGCTCTTCACCCTGGCCTCGCTGCTGGGCGGCTTCGCCGAGGAGCCCTGGCAGCTGCTCGCCGCCCGCGCGCTGCAGGGGGTCGGCGGCGCCATCGCCTCGCCCACCTCCCTCGCCCTCATCACCACCACCTTCGCCGAGGGTCCCGAGCGGAACCGGGCCTTCGGCGTGTTCGCCGCCGTCTCGGCGGGCGGCGGCGCCATCGGCCTGCTGACCGGCGGCATGCTCACCGAGTGGCTCGACTGGCGCTGGGTGCTCTTCGTCAACGTGCCGATCGGCGTGCTGATCGCGGTGCTCGCCCCGCTCTACATCACCGAGTCCGAACGCCACCCCGGCCGCTTCGACGTCGCCGGGGCGCTCACCTCCACCGGCGGCATGGCCTCGCTCGTCTACGGATTCATCCGCGCCTCCGAGGCGGGCTGGCGCGACTCCCTGACGCTCGGCTCCTTCGCCGCGGCCCTGGTCCTGCTCGGGCTCTTCGTGCTCGTCGAGTCCCGCGCCCGCGAGCCGATCATCCCGCTGCGGATGTTCGCCGACCGCAACCGCGCCGGCACCTACCTGATCATGCTCGGCCTCGCCGCGGCGATGTTCGGCATGTTCTTCTTCATCGTCCAGTTCGTCCAGAACGTCCTGGACTTCTCCCCGATCCAGTCCGGCCTCGGCTTCCTGCCCGTGACCCTGGCCATCGTGACGGCCGCCGGCCTCTCGCAGCGCTTCCTGCCGCGCTTCGGACCCAAGCCGTTCATGGTCGCCGGCTCCGCGTTCACGGGCTCCGGGCTGACCTGGCTGACCTTCATCACCACCGACAGCTCGTACCTCTCCGGGGTCCTCGGCCCGATGGTGCTCTTCGGCTTCGGCATGGGCCTCAACTTCGTGACGCTGACCCTCACCGCCGTCTCCGGCGTGGCCCCGAGGGAGGCCGGCGCGGCGTCCGGGCTGCTCAACGCCAGCCAGCAGGTGGGCGGCTCGCTCGGCCTGTCCATCCTGGTCACCGTCTTCGGGACGGCCACCCGTACGGAGGCGGAGAAGCAGGTCCCGGCCTTCATGGCCCGGGCCGAGCCGGCGCAGTTGGCCGCCTTCGAGGAGACCGGTCGGCTGCCCGACCCCTGGGGCGACCTGGTGCTGACCCAGGGCATCTCGACCGCGTTCACCGCCGGCGTGGCGATGGCCGGGCTCGCCCTGGCCACGGCGCTGCTCGTGATCCGGGTCCGCAAGAGCGACCTGGAGGCCCTGAGCGGCGCCGCCGCGGAGGCCGGCCCGGCGGCCTGA
- a CDS encoding arylamine N-acetyltransferase family protein, whose protein sequence is MWSGEELDLDAYLERIGYGEGGGTGDRELRPDLGTLYAVHRAHTAAVAFENLDVALGRPIALDVKAIEAKLVHGRRGGYCYEQNSLLAAALERIGFEVSGRGARNRTRGDSLLAVTHAVLVVTVDGEPWLCDAGFGYQGPLEPVPLARPGAEVRQGEWAFRVREEADGVLVLCALRAGTWRDLYAFSPQHYHPVDYVLLNHYSSSHPGSSFVGRVVVQHPGGPVRRSLVGRRLVRLHPDGRTEEQAVDPDGLLDVLDREFGLRLPERDAAELVAIHRAGD, encoded by the coding sequence ATGTGGAGCGGTGAAGAGCTGGACCTGGACGCCTATCTGGAGCGGATCGGGTACGGGGAGGGAGGCGGGACGGGTGACCGGGAACTGCGCCCCGACCTCGGGACGTTGTACGCAGTGCACCGCGCCCACACCGCCGCCGTCGCCTTCGAGAACCTGGACGTCGCGCTCGGCCGCCCCATCGCGCTCGACGTCAAGGCGATCGAGGCCAAGCTCGTGCACGGCCGCCGGGGCGGCTACTGCTACGAGCAGAACTCGCTGCTGGCCGCCGCCCTGGAGCGGATCGGCTTCGAGGTCTCGGGGCGCGGCGCCCGCAACCGCACCCGCGGGGACTCCCTGCTGGCGGTGACGCACGCCGTCCTCGTCGTCACCGTCGACGGGGAACCGTGGCTGTGCGACGCCGGGTTCGGGTACCAGGGCCCCCTGGAGCCGGTCCCGCTGGCGCGGCCCGGAGCCGAGGTCCGCCAGGGGGAGTGGGCCTTCCGCGTCCGGGAGGAGGCGGACGGCGTCCTCGTCCTGTGCGCCCTGCGCGCCGGGACCTGGCGGGACCTGTACGCCTTCTCCCCGCAGCACTACCACCCCGTCGACTACGTCCTGCTGAACCACTACAGCTCCTCCCACCCCGGCTCCTCCTTCGTCGGACGGGTCGTCGTCCAGCACCCGGGTGGGCCCGTGCGGCGGTCACTCGTCGGGCGCCGGCTGGTGCGCCTGCACCCCGACGGGCGCACCGAGGAGCAGGCCGTGGACCCGGACGGGCTCCTGGACGTGCTCGACCGGGAGTTCGGCCTTCGCCTGCCCGAGCGGGACGCGGCGGAACTGGTCGCGATCCACCGCGCCGGAGACTGA